The following proteins are co-located in the Blastopirellula marina genome:
- a CDS encoding polyphosphate kinase 2 family protein: protein MDYYERFRVTPGSKVDLNKFDPSHKKLHNERQEAEQETIHLRERIRDLQYEMYAERKRSLLVVLQGRDAAGKDGTVRHVFRAMNPQGCRVVSFKVPSKDEAEHDFLWRCHKVTPGLGHITVFNRSHYEDVLVQRVHNIVPKEVWSKRYQQINDFEKMLYENGTHILKFYLHIDQEEQLERFKKRLDKPAKNWKISESDYSERPYWDDYTKAFEEALRRCSTEHAPWFIIPSNRKWFRNLVVARILVAAFESFDMKFPEPTVDLDEIRQLYHAEVKKENGS, encoded by the coding sequence ATGGATTATTACGAACGTTTTCGTGTCACGCCCGGCAGCAAAGTCGATCTCAACAAGTTCGATCCTTCGCACAAGAAGCTGCACAACGAACGGCAAGAAGCCGAGCAAGAGACGATTCACCTTCGCGAAAGAATTCGCGATCTGCAATACGAAATGTATGCCGAACGGAAGCGATCGCTACTGGTCGTGCTGCAGGGACGCGATGCTGCCGGTAAGGATGGAACCGTCCGACATGTTTTCAGAGCGATGAATCCGCAGGGTTGCCGCGTGGTAAGCTTCAAAGTTCCCTCGAAGGACGAAGCTGAACATGACTTCCTGTGGCGTTGTCACAAAGTCACGCCCGGCCTGGGCCACATTACCGTTTTTAATCGTTCGCACTACGAAGACGTCCTCGTTCAGCGGGTTCACAATATCGTTCCGAAAGAAGTCTGGTCGAAGCGATATCAGCAGATCAACGATTTCGAGAAGATGTTGTACGAGAACGGCACGCACATCTTGAAGTTCTACTTGCACATCGACCAGGAAGAGCAACTCGAGCGTTTCAAGAAGCGGTTGGACAAGCCAGCCAAGAATTGGAAGATCAGCGAAAGCGACTACTCCGAGCGGCCATACTGGGATGACTACACCAAAGCGTTTGAGGAGGCTTTGCGACGTTGCAGTACCGAACACGCGCCTTGGTTCATTATCCCCTCGAATCGGAAGTGGTTTCGGAATCTGGTCGTGGCGCGCATCTTGGTCGCCGCGTTTGAATCGTTTGACATGAAGTTCCCAGAACCGACTGTCGATTTGGACGAAATTCGCCAGCTTTACCACGCCGAAGTCAAGAAGGAAAACGGTTCCTAG
- a CDS encoding dienelactone hydrolase family protein, translating into MRLFAQLLSGCLLLSIFAPTLAQMPERQFGPPLAGTRPLEMDDDIASKLVDGVDRFLLQQTELAAQQRETFWQRDTKSEAAYEKSIAKKRAKLGHLLGVRDPRHETIQFQRSTAIDQPAILATSDTFDVLAVRWPVCGEIEGEGLLLLPKGEIRGNVIAIPDASQTPEQLVGLEEGIPEIDQFARRLAENGIRVIVPTVISRERGLLQFAGPRQSQLPGRELLYRSAFELGRHLIGYEVQKVLAAVDAFEAANELPIGVIGYGEGGLLAFYSAALDTRLKSVAVSGYFGPRETLWQQPIDRNVFGLLNQFGDSQVASMIAPRTLIIEDEHFATDDIPGQHGSAPGKIVAPERTEVVKEWKKALDVVRPLTNETWSTINGSPQDIRFGKEITLLSLLEGLPAKFDLKPPGKLPKYQANPIDPTARMVRQMQQIDQFNQRLLRESTYARKAFFQPDTSSLEAFEESVAPYRETFAQETIGQFDLPRLPANARSRQAYRTDQWTAYEVVLDVFPEVIAYGLLILPNDLKEEEQRPVVVCQHGLEGRPRDLIGEEKHAAYKAYAGKLAERGFITFCPQNLYIFTDRFRSLQRKANPLGKTLFSIIIPQHQQIVSWLKEQPFVDPERIAFYGLSYGGKSAMRIPPLVPEYCAVICSGDFNEWIDKNASTRNPRSYIWTGEYEIFEFDLGSTFGYAEMAGLIAPRPFMVERGHFDGVADDETVAYEFAKVRHLYAARLHLPDRCEIEWFDGPHTINGEATFDFLHRHLNWPKPE; encoded by the coding sequence ATGCGTCTATTTGCTCAACTGCTGTCTGGCTGTTTGCTCCTCTCGATCTTCGCCCCAACTTTGGCTCAGATGCCTGAACGCCAATTTGGGCCGCCTCTGGCAGGCACTCGTCCGCTGGAAATGGATGACGATATCGCCTCGAAATTGGTCGACGGGGTCGATCGATTTCTATTGCAGCAGACCGAGCTCGCCGCTCAACAGCGAGAAACGTTTTGGCAGCGCGATACCAAGTCAGAAGCCGCCTACGAGAAGTCAATCGCGAAGAAGCGCGCTAAGCTCGGGCACCTACTCGGTGTGCGTGATCCACGGCACGAAACGATTCAATTCCAGCGTAGCACCGCGATCGATCAGCCAGCGATCCTTGCCACTTCCGACACGTTCGATGTGCTGGCGGTTCGCTGGCCAGTGTGCGGTGAGATCGAAGGCGAGGGATTGCTATTGCTACCTAAAGGAGAAATCCGCGGCAATGTGATCGCGATTCCCGATGCGTCGCAAACGCCAGAACAACTCGTTGGCTTGGAAGAAGGTATCCCAGAAATTGATCAATTCGCACGACGATTAGCGGAAAACGGAATCCGTGTGATTGTACCAACCGTGATATCGCGTGAGCGGGGTCTCTTGCAGTTTGCGGGACCGCGGCAAAGCCAATTGCCAGGTCGCGAACTCTTGTACCGCTCCGCATTTGAACTTGGCCGCCACTTGATCGGCTACGAGGTGCAAAAGGTACTTGCAGCAGTCGATGCGTTTGAGGCAGCTAACGAGTTGCCGATTGGAGTGATCGGCTACGGGGAAGGTGGGCTACTCGCGTTTTATTCGGCGGCTCTCGACACGCGGCTGAAGTCGGTCGCCGTGAGCGGTTACTTTGGACCGCGGGAAACGCTTTGGCAACAACCGATTGATCGCAACGTATTCGGCCTTCTCAACCAGTTCGGCGATAGCCAAGTCGCCTCGATGATCGCCCCCCGCACGTTAATTATCGAGGACGAACACTTTGCGACGGATGACATCCCAGGCCAGCATGGTTCCGCCCCGGGAAAGATCGTGGCTCCCGAGCGAACGGAAGTGGTCAAAGAGTGGAAGAAGGCTCTCGACGTCGTAAGACCGCTGACCAATGAGACTTGGTCGACGATTAACGGGTCACCCCAGGACATACGTTTTGGCAAAGAGATCACTTTGCTGTCGCTTCTCGAAGGCCTGCCCGCAAAGTTCGATCTTAAACCACCGGGCAAGTTGCCGAAGTATCAGGCCAATCCGATCGATCCCACCGCCCGCATGGTGCGGCAGATGCAGCAGATCGATCAATTCAATCAGCGTTTACTCCGCGAAAGCACGTATGCTCGTAAAGCGTTCTTCCAACCCGACACCTCATCCTTGGAAGCGTTCGAGGAGAGTGTTGCGCCGTATCGGGAAACATTCGCCCAGGAAACCATTGGCCAGTTCGATTTACCTCGGCTGCCCGCCAATGCCCGTAGCCGACAAGCTTATCGAACGGACCAATGGACAGCCTACGAAGTGGTGCTGGACGTCTTTCCTGAGGTTATCGCATACGGTCTACTCATTCTTCCCAACGACTTGAAAGAAGAAGAGCAGCGTCCAGTTGTCGTCTGCCAACATGGACTTGAAGGGCGACCTCGCGACCTGATCGGCGAAGAGAAGCATGCCGCTTACAAGGCATATGCCGGAAAGCTGGCCGAGCGAGGTTTCATCACCTTTTGTCCGCAAAACTTGTACATCTTCACCGATCGTTTCCGCTCTCTTCAACGGAAGGCGAACCCGCTGGGCAAGACGCTATTTTCAATCATCATTCCGCAGCATCAGCAGATTGTCTCTTGGCTTAAGGAGCAGCCATTTGTCGACCCCGAACGAATTGCCTTCTACGGCCTCAGTTACGGGGGCAAGTCGGCGATGCGGATTCCACCGTTAGTCCCCGAATATTGTGCCGTGATTTGCTCGGGGGACTTCAATGAATGGATCGATAAGAACGCGTCGACTCGCAACCCGCGTAGTTACATTTGGACGGGCGAATATGAGATTTTCGAGTTTGATTTAGGGAGCACGTTTGGCTACGCGGAAATGGCCGGACTAATTGCACCGCGGCCCTTCATGGTCGAACGTGGGCATTTCGACGGGGTCGCGGACGATGAGACGGTGGCTTACGAGTTCGCCAAGGTTCGCCACCTTTATGCCGCTCGGCTCCATCTACCTGATCGCTGCGAGATTGAATGGTTTGATGGTCCCCATACGATCAACGGCGAGGCAACCTTTGACTTTCTGCATCGCCATTTGAATTGGCCTAAACCGGAGTAA
- a CDS encoding xylose operon transcription regulator XylR: MKNVIVLIETSTGWGSGMVRGIADYLDECGEPWNVFLEPRGKFEPLRIPKGWDGDGIIARVNNPLLADEILASGIPCVNVSWYDYGKGIIARCTLDEEESGRLAAKYYLEKKYTHFAYCGSPWRPDYYDDLFGRAYAQYLATAGFPCFNFPPREIDPEQPWIDQLRQLGTWLKTLPTPCAVLAIDTQTSRQLIEAAKLVGLGVPDAIAVLAGEYDELASGITRPKLSMLDNAAHSVGHNAAKLLDRIMHGQADGSELVTISPTNVISAQSTDWTVLPDERLVHALRFVRDNYHRPIQVADLAEHAGTSRRLLEQLFDRYLDISPSRQILAVRLDAAKQLLGRSVLSMSEIAARCGFDSPEVMCRAFRREVSMSPSEYRQRRRLQ, encoded by the coding sequence ATGAAGAACGTCATCGTCCTCATTGAAACCTCCACCGGCTGGGGCTCGGGGATGGTACGAGGAATTGCCGATTACCTGGATGAGTGTGGCGAGCCTTGGAACGTCTTTCTTGAACCACGGGGCAAGTTCGAACCGCTCCGAATTCCTAAAGGTTGGGATGGAGACGGTATCATCGCCAGGGTCAACAATCCGCTCTTAGCGGACGAGATCCTCGCGTCGGGCATCCCGTGTGTAAATGTCTCGTGGTACGACTACGGCAAAGGGATTATTGCCCGCTGTACTCTGGATGAAGAAGAGAGCGGTCGTTTGGCTGCTAAATATTATCTAGAGAAGAAGTACACCCACTTTGCGTACTGCGGTTCCCCTTGGCGTCCCGATTATTACGACGACTTATTCGGCCGAGCCTATGCTCAGTACTTAGCGACCGCAGGCTTTCCCTGTTTTAACTTTCCTCCCCGCGAGATCGATCCCGAGCAACCTTGGATCGATCAGCTTCGTCAGTTGGGAACTTGGCTCAAGACTTTGCCAACACCGTGTGCTGTGCTGGCGATCGATACGCAAACGTCTCGTCAGCTGATCGAAGCCGCCAAGTTGGTCGGGCTCGGTGTGCCCGATGCCATCGCCGTACTGGCAGGGGAATACGACGAACTGGCCAGCGGCATCACCCGCCCCAAGTTGTCCATGCTCGACAATGCTGCCCATAGCGTTGGACACAATGCGGCAAAACTTCTCGACCGCATCATGCATGGTCAGGCCGATGGAAGCGAGTTGGTTACCATTTCGCCAACCAACGTGATTTCGGCACAATCGACCGACTGGACCGTACTGCCCGATGAGCGACTGGTACATGCGCTGCGATTTGTGCGGGATAACTACCACCGTCCGATCCAAGTCGCCGATCTGGCGGAACATGCTGGTACGTCACGACGTTTGCTCGAACAACTTTTCGATCGCTATCTCGATATCTCTCCCAGTCGGCAAATTTTGGCGGTGCGTTTAGATGCCGCGAAGCAACTATTAGGACGATCGGTCCTTTCTATGTCAGAGATCGCGGCGCGCTGCGGCTTCGATTCCCCGGAAGTCATGTGCCGCGCGTTCCGGCGCGAGGTCAGCATGTCTCCTTCGGAGTATCGACAGAGAAGGCGACTGCAATGA
- a CDS encoding DUF5690 family protein yields the protein MNPFRGSRALHDRLEKASPWAVVLFASSTSFAVYFCMYAFRKPFTVATYAGLSFGETGIELKTALVLGQLLGYALSKYIGIKFCSQLKRENLLMATIGLIFLAQAALLGFALLPGGWKVAAIFANGLPLGMVWGLAMRYLEGRRATEIMVATLSCSYIFATGAVKDIGQRILEFGHVDQFWMPFWTGLVFLPPLVISAWLLDALPQPDLNDQRERSHRSAMTTHDQWAFLAHFSVGLILLSFIYVLLTAFRDFRDNYAADILHELGLADVPGIFTKVEVVSAVIIALTLAGLSFFRHNRHALVATFAIMLSGVVMLGGTTLLFQAELVSGLAWMIFVGLGAYLAYVPYTVLFDRIFAATRASGTSVFAIYLIDSLGYTGSTAIQVYKDLWKAEQSRLLFFQNFSLALSMIGFVALLVSGWYFIREERLAREASVDHAANSVVETSTESPAALGNHAAADTT from the coding sequence ATGAACCCGTTTCGCGGTAGTCGTGCCTTGCACGATCGATTGGAAAAAGCGAGCCCATGGGCGGTCGTCCTATTCGCCTCGAGCACTTCCTTTGCTGTCTATTTCTGCATGTACGCCTTTCGTAAGCCGTTTACCGTGGCGACCTATGCAGGGCTTTCGTTTGGCGAAACTGGCATCGAACTGAAAACCGCACTCGTCCTCGGACAACTACTCGGTTATGCCCTGTCGAAGTACATTGGCATCAAGTTCTGCTCGCAGTTGAAACGCGAGAACTTATTGATGGCAACGATCGGACTGATCTTCCTTGCCCAAGCTGCCCTGCTAGGATTTGCCCTCTTGCCTGGCGGTTGGAAGGTGGCTGCCATCTTTGCCAATGGCCTTCCACTCGGCATGGTTTGGGGCCTGGCGATGCGCTACCTAGAAGGGCGACGTGCTACCGAGATCATGGTAGCAACGCTCAGTTGCTCGTACATCTTTGCCACCGGAGCCGTTAAGGATATTGGGCAGCGCATCCTGGAGTTCGGCCACGTCGATCAATTTTGGATGCCGTTTTGGACGGGGCTTGTCTTCTTACCGCCGCTGGTGATCTCGGCTTGGCTGTTAGATGCCTTACCCCAGCCAGATTTGAACGACCAGCGGGAACGATCGCACCGTTCGGCAATGACCACGCACGATCAATGGGCGTTTCTGGCACACTTTTCAGTGGGCTTGATCTTGCTGAGCTTTATTTACGTCCTGCTTACGGCATTCCGTGATTTTCGCGACAACTACGCGGCCGATATTCTGCACGAACTTGGCCTGGCCGACGTGCCAGGAATCTTCACCAAGGTCGAGGTAGTCAGCGCGGTGATCATTGCTTTGACGCTGGCCGGGCTCAGCTTCTTTCGGCATAACCGGCATGCCTTGGTCGCGACGTTTGCAATCATGTTAAGTGGTGTCGTCATGCTGGGAGGGACGACGCTGTTGTTTCAAGCGGAACTGGTGAGCGGCTTGGCTTGGATGATATTCGTCGGGCTCGGGGCCTACCTGGCGTACGTACCTTACACGGTGCTGTTCGATCGGATCTTCGCGGCGACGCGTGCTTCAGGAACTTCCGTGTTCGCGATCTATCTGATCGACTCGCTCGGCTACACCGGATCGACGGCAATCCAAGTCTACAAAGACTTATGGAAGGCAGAACAATCGCGGCTACTCTTCTTTCAAAACTTTTCCTTGGCGTTGTCGATGATTGGCTTTGTTGCGTTACTGGTCAGTGGTTGGTACTTCATTCGTGAGGAACGTTTAGCCCGCGAGGCAAGTGTGGACCACGCAGCTAACTCGGTTGTCGAAACCTCAACGGAATCGCCTGCCGCATTGGGAAATCACGCCGCAGCGGATACAACATAA
- a CDS encoding Fur family transcriptional regulator yields the protein MARNRNAQFSIEAAKTLLRSAGLRCTAARIAVIQTLGDHQTPLSPMEVADNLAEFGFDKSTIYRSLTELDESGLVARLDLGDSVRRFELLPQDAQGNSGHPHFMCVDCGKVTCLSGFHVELVPDDPGQELPGALGEVLIKGHCNACG from the coding sequence ATGGCACGTAATCGCAACGCACAGTTCTCGATCGAAGCCGCCAAGACTTTGTTGCGGTCGGCCGGCCTACGCTGTACTGCGGCTCGCATCGCCGTAATTCAGACGCTAGGTGATCACCAGACACCACTTAGTCCGATGGAAGTTGCCGATAACTTAGCCGAGTTCGGTTTTGATAAGTCGACGATTTATCGTTCATTGACGGAACTGGACGAATCGGGCTTGGTGGCTCGTTTAGACTTAGGAGACTCGGTGCGTCGGTTCGAACTCTTGCCGCAAGATGCCCAAGGCAATTCTGGACATCCGCATTTCATGTGCGTCGATTGCGGCAAGGTTACCTGCTTGTCTGGCTTTCACGTCGAGCTTGTGCCAGACGACCCCGGGCAAGAGCTTCCAGGGGCACTTGGCGAAGTGTTGATCAAAGGGCACTGTAACGCCTGCGGTTGA
- a CDS encoding malate dehydrogenase, whose product MKVSIIGVGKVGVTLGYAMVMKNLASELVLVSRSAGRTRGEALDLQHAAALSPGRVAVRSGDIEATKNSQVVILALAESADKGGNAKDRLASAEPNAKLFQSVVPKVAELSPDAILLIVSNPVDVLTYATLKLSGFPPHRVIGTGTLIDSARFRSLLSAHYNIHSDDIRAYILGEHGDSQFPVLSAVFAGGWHMGQDPVVKQSFEKTLSVAPEVFLAKGYTNFAVASAAAMILEAIRDNSHHTMPVSTLVQGYYGIEDVCLSLPAVIGRTGIAQTLQIALNEEEQAQLHHSARQLSAVNSSLQSCW is encoded by the coding sequence ATGAAGGTTTCGATTATCGGTGTCGGCAAGGTGGGCGTTACGCTGGGATATGCCATGGTGATGAAGAACCTGGCCAGCGAACTGGTCCTGGTTAGCCGCAGCGCTGGTCGGACGCGGGGTGAAGCCCTAGACTTGCAGCATGCGGCCGCGCTCTCGCCAGGTCGTGTGGCGGTTCGCTCTGGCGATATCGAAGCAACGAAGAACTCGCAAGTGGTGATCCTGGCATTGGCCGAGTCAGCAGATAAAGGTGGGAATGCCAAAGATCGCCTGGCTTCGGCTGAGCCGAACGCGAAACTGTTTCAGTCGGTTGTCCCTAAGGTGGCCGAACTGAGCCCCGACGCGATCTTGCTGATTGTTTCCAATCCGGTCGATGTACTGACGTACGCTACGCTCAAGCTCTCGGGCTTTCCTCCTCACCGCGTGATCGGGACCGGCACATTGATCGATAGTGCTCGGTTTCGTTCGTTGCTCTCGGCCCATTACAACATCCACTCGGACGACATTCGGGCTTATATCTTAGGTGAGCATGGCGATTCGCAATTTCCTGTTCTAAGTGCCGTCTTTGCGGGTGGTTGGCATATGGGTCAAGATCCGGTGGTCAAGCAATCGTTCGAGAAGACGCTTAGCGTTGCGCCGGAAGTCTTTCTAGCGAAGGGGTACACCAACTTCGCTGTGGCAAGCGCGGCCGCGATGATTCTGGAAGCGATTCGCGACAATTCGCATCACACGATGCCGGTATCGACGCTGGTCCAGGGATATTACGGAATCGAAGACGTTTGCCTCTCTCTCCCGGCCGTGATCGGACGCACAGGGATCGCACAAACGTTACAAATCGCGTTGAACGAGGAAGAACAAGCGCAACTTCATCACTCGGCTCGCCAGTTAAGCGCAGTCAATTCGAGCCTGCAGTCGTGTTGGTAA
- a CDS encoding DUF1559 domain-containing protein, translating into MSRTRRSSGFTLVELLVVIAIIGVLVGLLLPAVQQAREAARRMQCTNNMKQLTLATHLYHDINHATPLHMHRAAHDYGSGTSGNLSWYFGILPSVEEIAAFDFVPSELTGSGYSWSGLVDGSTELGKIARVPIETFVCPSESVTNSNVSGLANFNYVANAGPPRQLSLPIGGTSSSSRGYISHSRMSSQGPGTANCQGQWLAGSNHTVSFKDLTDGLSNTAAMSESLVNDGQGNHPDKRRNLYYTGSGMIQQPGTNIRDVVADGLANHVNWSDWSQYKGLTWLYTSSWEKHLYNHVFPPNTISIPGYNTDWFRCSEADGAITPSSNHPGGVQVSLADGSVRFIPDTIDIEAWWALGSSNAGDIVGQF; encoded by the coding sequence ATGTCTCGAACGAGAAGATCGTCCGGCTTCACCCTCGTCGAGTTGCTGGTAGTGATTGCCATTATCGGCGTCCTGGTTGGCCTGTTGCTGCCGGCCGTCCAACAAGCCCGCGAGGCCGCCCGGCGGATGCAGTGCACCAACAACATGAAGCAGCTTACGTTGGCGACGCACTTGTACCACGACATTAATCACGCCACGCCGCTGCACATGCATCGTGCCGCGCATGATTACGGCTCCGGTACCTCCGGCAACTTGTCTTGGTACTTCGGTATCTTGCCAAGTGTGGAAGAGATCGCGGCGTTTGATTTCGTTCCGTCCGAGCTGACCGGATCAGGTTACTCGTGGAGCGGTTTGGTCGACGGTAGTACCGAGCTGGGAAAGATTGCTCGCGTTCCTATTGAAACGTTTGTTTGCCCAAGCGAAAGCGTCACCAACAGCAACGTGTCCGGGCTGGCTAACTTCAATTACGTCGCCAATGCAGGTCCCCCGCGTCAGTTGAGTTTGCCGATTGGTGGCACGAGCTCCTCGTCGCGCGGTTACATCTCGCACTCGCGAATGTCGAGTCAGGGACCAGGCACGGCGAACTGCCAAGGACAATGGCTCGCCGGGTCGAACCATACCGTTTCGTTCAAAGACCTGACCGACGGGCTTTCCAACACGGCGGCGATGAGCGAATCGCTGGTCAACGATGGCCAAGGTAATCATCCTGATAAGCGACGTAACCTGTACTACACCGGCTCGGGCATGATTCAGCAGCCTGGCACGAACATTCGTGACGTAGTCGCCGATGGTTTGGCCAATCACGTGAACTGGAGCGATTGGAGTCAATACAAAGGACTCACCTGGTTGTATACCAGCAGCTGGGAGAAGCACCTTTACAACCATGTGTTCCCTCCCAATACGATCTCGATCCCTGGCTATAACACCGATTGGTTCCGCTGCAGTGAGGCGGATGGTGCGATCACGCCGTCGTCCAATCATCCTGGCGGCGTACAGGTTTCACTAGCCGACGGTTCGGTTCGCTTCATCCCCGATACGATCGATATCGAGGCTTGGTGGGCGCTTGGTTCGTCCAATGCCGGCGATATTGTTGGTCAGTTCTAA